Proteins encoded within one genomic window of Gallus gallus isolate bGalGal1 chromosome 1, bGalGal1.mat.broiler.GRCg7b, whole genome shotgun sequence:
- the ATP6AP2 gene encoding renin receptor precursor encodes MALRGLGVAVLLASACLAGVCGDEFSILRSPQSVVFRDGGWPIPGDRIPDVAALFMGFSIEEDLPWPGLAAGDLFHRPRAAVLVTVKGVDKLTLPAKGISYPIENAVPFSLDSVANTIHNLFSEETPVVLQLAPSEERVYMVGKANSVFEDLSVTLRQLRNRLFQDNSILSSLPLNSLSRNNEVDLLFLSELQVLRDIVTLLSRHKHLAKDHSPDLYSLELSGLEEIGKHYGEDSQQFKDASQILVDTLQKFADEMYNLYGGNAVVEMVAVKAFNSPLTRKTRSILQSSQSDTDNPYNLAYPYNYNYSVIFNIILWMMIGLALAVIVISYNLWNMDPGYDSIIYRMTNQKIRMD; translated from the exons ATGGCTCTCCGCGGCCTGGGGGTGGCCGTACTGCTGGCTTCGGCCTGTCTCGCCG GTGTGTGTGGGGATGAGTTCAGTATCTTACGGTCACCTCAGTCAGTTGTTTTTCGAGATGGAGGCTGGCCAATCCCTGGCGATCGGATCCCAGATGTAGCTGCACTATTCATGGGCTTCTCAATTGAAGAG GACCTTCCCTGGCCTGGGCTCGCAGCGGGCGATCTGTTTCACAGACCCCGAGCTGCTGTGTTAGTGACTGTGAAAGGAGTGGACAAGCTGACGTTGCCTGCAAAGGGGATCTCTTACCCTATTGAGAAT GCTGTTCCCTTCAGTCTGGACAGTGTTGCAAATACTATTCATAATTTGTTCTCTGAGGAAACTCCCGTAGTCTTGCAGCTGGCCCCCAGTGAGGAA CGAGTGTACATGGTGGGCAAGGCAAACTCTGTATTTGAAGATCTCTCTGTCACACTGCGCCAACTGCGGAACCGCTTGTTCCAGGACAACTCCATTCTCAGCTCCCTTCCTCTCAACTCCCTCAGCAGGAACAATGAG gTTGACctactttttctctcagaactGCAAGTTCTACGGGATATTGTAACCCTG CTGTCCCGACACAAGCACTTGGCCAAAGATCACTCTCCAGACCTGTATTCCCTGGAACTGTCTGGTTTGGAAGAAATTGGAAAGCATTATGGAGAAGACTCTCAGCAATTCAAGGATGCTTCTCAGATTCTTGTAGACACTTTGCAAAAG TTTGCAGATGAGATGTATAACTTGTACGGTGGGAATGCAGTAGTAGAAATGGTGGCTGTGAAGGCATTTAATTCTCCCCTCACAAGAAAAACTCGCTCCATTCTCCAGTCTTCACAG AGTGATACAGATAATCCATATAACCTTGCCTATCCGTATAACTACAACTACTCTGTGATCTTCAACATTATTCTGTGGATGATGATAGGCCTTGCTTTGGCTGTGATAGTAATCTCCTACAACCTCTGGAACATGGATCCTGGGTATGACAGCATTATTTATAGGATGACGAATCAGAAGATAAGAATGGATTGA
- the ATP6AP2 gene encoding renin receptor isoform X1 produces MALRGLGVAVLLASACLAGVCGDEFSILRSPQSVVFRDGGWPIPGDRIPDVAALFMGFSIEEDLPWPGLAAGDLFHRPRAAVLVTVKGVDKLTLPAKGISYPIENAVPFSLDSVANTIHNLFSEETPVVLQLAPSEERVYMVGKANSVFEDLSVTLRQLRNRLFQDNSILSSLPLNSLSRNNEVDLLFLSELQVLRDIVTLLSRHKHLAKDHSPDLYSLELSGLEEIGKHYGEDSQQFKDASQILVDTLQKFADEMYNLYGGNAVVEMVAVKAFNSPLTRKTRSILQSSQVVSSDTDNPYNLAYPYNYNYSVIFNIILWMMIGLALAVIVISYNLWNMDPGYDSIIYRMTNQKIRMD; encoded by the exons ATGGCTCTCCGCGGCCTGGGGGTGGCCGTACTGCTGGCTTCGGCCTGTCTCGCCG GTGTGTGTGGGGATGAGTTCAGTATCTTACGGTCACCTCAGTCAGTTGTTTTTCGAGATGGAGGCTGGCCAATCCCTGGCGATCGGATCCCAGATGTAGCTGCACTATTCATGGGCTTCTCAATTGAAGAG GACCTTCCCTGGCCTGGGCTCGCAGCGGGCGATCTGTTTCACAGACCCCGAGCTGCTGTGTTAGTGACTGTGAAAGGAGTGGACAAGCTGACGTTGCCTGCAAAGGGGATCTCTTACCCTATTGAGAAT GCTGTTCCCTTCAGTCTGGACAGTGTTGCAAATACTATTCATAATTTGTTCTCTGAGGAAACTCCCGTAGTCTTGCAGCTGGCCCCCAGTGAGGAA CGAGTGTACATGGTGGGCAAGGCAAACTCTGTATTTGAAGATCTCTCTGTCACACTGCGCCAACTGCGGAACCGCTTGTTCCAGGACAACTCCATTCTCAGCTCCCTTCCTCTCAACTCCCTCAGCAGGAACAATGAG gTTGACctactttttctctcagaactGCAAGTTCTACGGGATATTGTAACCCTG CTGTCCCGACACAAGCACTTGGCCAAAGATCACTCTCCAGACCTGTATTCCCTGGAACTGTCTGGTTTGGAAGAAATTGGAAAGCATTATGGAGAAGACTCTCAGCAATTCAAGGATGCTTCTCAGATTCTTGTAGACACTTTGCAAAAG TTTGCAGATGAGATGTATAACTTGTACGGTGGGAATGCAGTAGTAGAAATGGTGGCTGTGAAGGCATTTAATTCTCCCCTCACAAGAAAAACTCGCTCCATTCTCCAGTCTTCACAGGTAGTATCT AGTGATACAGATAATCCATATAACCTTGCCTATCCGTATAACTACAACTACTCTGTGATCTTCAACATTATTCTGTGGATGATGATAGGCCTTGCTTTGGCTGTGATAGTAATCTCCTACAACCTCTGGAACATGGATCCTGGGTATGACAGCATTATTTATAGGATGACGAATCAGAAGATAAGAATGGATTGA